In Amphiura filiformis chromosome 2, Afil_fr2py, whole genome shotgun sequence, one DNA window encodes the following:
- the LOC140146072 gene encoding transmembrane protein 69-like isoform X2 yields MFTKFSSRIFHIEIILFKKVPSVLKSWRCLPGQDYTHSFSFPKITKGHVRHASHNGQVSTLDVNERTFSNFPGILSTNYADKWKKLDISTNGIKNIAPIHTSVSLQANLPPVKTPNFVKVHRENLKTAPIPALTLGFSGLLPFILPTLYTVVTMSCSCNVAYAQVAYGATILSFLGGVRWGLTLAETDKAKPNWINLGYSVTPSLIAWLGLLMPLQPSIACVGSGLLFAAVIDSRMKGYPDWYRSLRFFLSTFAILSLGVMYGYSLVFPPEEPKSGVNWYKLVRIASIIVED; encoded by the exons atgttcacaaaattttcaagtaggatatttcacattgaaattattttgtttaaaaag GTACCCAGTGTTCTGAAGAGCTGGAGATGCCTGCCTGGTCAAGATTACACACACAGTTTCAGTTTCCCAAAAATTACCAA AGGACACGTCAGACATGCTAGTCACAATGGACAGGTTTCTACTCTTGATGTGAACGAAAGGACATTCTCAAATTTCCCTGGCATACTCTCAACAAACTATGCAGATAAGTGGAAGAAATTGGACATTTCTACCAATGGTATCAAGAACATCGCTCCCATTCACACATCTGTGTCTTTGCAAGCCAACTTACCACCTGTAAAAACCCCAAACTTCGTAAAAGTGCACCGTGAGAACTTGAAGACCGCCCCCATACCGGCGCTCACTCTCGGCTTCAGCGGGCTCTTACCATTTATACTCCCTACTTTGTATACAGTTGTAACAATGTCGTGTAGCTGCAATGTGGCGTATGCGCAAGTAGCATACGGAGCTACTATATTATCGTTCCTAGGGGGCGTCCGATGGGGTTTGACTTTGGCTGAAACAGACAAGGCAAAACCAAACTGGATCAATCTGGGTTACAGCGTAACGCCATCTCTCATTGCATGGTTAGGACTACTCATGCCGTTGCAACCAAGTATTGCATGTGTTGGTTCGGGACTCCTTTTTGCAGCTGTCATCGATAGCCGTATGAAAGGTTATCCGGATTGGTATAGATCATTGCGTTTTTTTCTGTCTACATTCGCAATTCTCTCTCTTGGAGTCATGTATGGATACAGTTTGGTATTTCCACCTGAGGAACCAAAAAGTGGAGTTAATTGGTATAAACTGGTCAGGATTGCAAGCATCATAGTGGAAGATTAA
- the LOC140146072 gene encoding transmembrane protein 69-like isoform X1, whose protein sequence is MTLLLPLMKREFSRALFSSCRINGVPSVLKSWRCLPGQDYTHSFSFPKITKGHVRHASHNGQVSTLDVNERTFSNFPGILSTNYADKWKKLDISTNGIKNIAPIHTSVSLQANLPPVKTPNFVKVHRENLKTAPIPALTLGFSGLLPFILPTLYTVVTMSCSCNVAYAQVAYGATILSFLGGVRWGLTLAETDKAKPNWINLGYSVTPSLIAWLGLLMPLQPSIACVGSGLLFAAVIDSRMKGYPDWYRSLRFFLSTFAILSLGVMYGYSLVFPPEEPKSGVNWYKLVRIASIIVED, encoded by the exons ATGACTTTACTTTTACCACTTATGAAAAGAGAATTTTCGAGGGCCCTGTTTTCATCATGTCGCATAAATGGG GTACCCAGTGTTCTGAAGAGCTGGAGATGCCTGCCTGGTCAAGATTACACACACAGTTTCAGTTTCCCAAAAATTACCAA AGGACACGTCAGACATGCTAGTCACAATGGACAGGTTTCTACTCTTGATGTGAACGAAAGGACATTCTCAAATTTCCCTGGCATACTCTCAACAAACTATGCAGATAAGTGGAAGAAATTGGACATTTCTACCAATGGTATCAAGAACATCGCTCCCATTCACACATCTGTGTCTTTGCAAGCCAACTTACCACCTGTAAAAACCCCAAACTTCGTAAAAGTGCACCGTGAGAACTTGAAGACCGCCCCCATACCGGCGCTCACTCTCGGCTTCAGCGGGCTCTTACCATTTATACTCCCTACTTTGTATACAGTTGTAACAATGTCGTGTAGCTGCAATGTGGCGTATGCGCAAGTAGCATACGGAGCTACTATATTATCGTTCCTAGGGGGCGTCCGATGGGGTTTGACTTTGGCTGAAACAGACAAGGCAAAACCAAACTGGATCAATCTGGGTTACAGCGTAACGCCATCTCTCATTGCATGGTTAGGACTACTCATGCCGTTGCAACCAAGTATTGCATGTGTTGGTTCGGGACTCCTTTTTGCAGCTGTCATCGATAGCCGTATGAAAGGTTATCCGGATTGGTATAGATCATTGCGTTTTTTTCTGTCTACATTCGCAATTCTCTCTCTTGGAGTCATGTATGGATACAGTTTGGTATTTCCACCTGAGGAACCAAAAAGTGGAGTTAATTGGTATAAACTGGTCAGGATTGCAAGCATCATAGTGGAAGATTAA
- the LOC140146072 gene encoding transmembrane protein 69-like isoform X3, with amino-acid sequence MELVPSVLKSWRCLPGQDYTHSFSFPKITKGHVRHASHNGQVSTLDVNERTFSNFPGILSTNYADKWKKLDISTNGIKNIAPIHTSVSLQANLPPVKTPNFVKVHRENLKTAPIPALTLGFSGLLPFILPTLYTVVTMSCSCNVAYAQVAYGATILSFLGGVRWGLTLAETDKAKPNWINLGYSVTPSLIAWLGLLMPLQPSIACVGSGLLFAAVIDSRMKGYPDWYRSLRFFLSTFAILSLGVMYGYSLVFPPEEPKSGVNWYKLVRIASIIVED; translated from the exons GTACCCAGTGTTCTGAAGAGCTGGAGATGCCTGCCTGGTCAAGATTACACACACAGTTTCAGTTTCCCAAAAATTACCAA AGGACACGTCAGACATGCTAGTCACAATGGACAGGTTTCTACTCTTGATGTGAACGAAAGGACATTCTCAAATTTCCCTGGCATACTCTCAACAAACTATGCAGATAAGTGGAAGAAATTGGACATTTCTACCAATGGTATCAAGAACATCGCTCCCATTCACACATCTGTGTCTTTGCAAGCCAACTTACCACCTGTAAAAACCCCAAACTTCGTAAAAGTGCACCGTGAGAACTTGAAGACCGCCCCCATACCGGCGCTCACTCTCGGCTTCAGCGGGCTCTTACCATTTATACTCCCTACTTTGTATACAGTTGTAACAATGTCGTGTAGCTGCAATGTGGCGTATGCGCAAGTAGCATACGGAGCTACTATATTATCGTTCCTAGGGGGCGTCCGATGGGGTTTGACTTTGGCTGAAACAGACAAGGCAAAACCAAACTGGATCAATCTGGGTTACAGCGTAACGCCATCTCTCATTGCATGGTTAGGACTACTCATGCCGTTGCAACCAAGTATTGCATGTGTTGGTTCGGGACTCCTTTTTGCAGCTGTCATCGATAGCCGTATGAAAGGTTATCCGGATTGGTATAGATCATTGCGTTTTTTTCTGTCTACATTCGCAATTCTCTCTCTTGGAGTCATGTATGGATACAGTTTGGTATTTCCACCTGAGGAACCAAAAAGTGGAGTTAATTGGTATAAACTGGTCAGGATTGCAAGCATCATAGTGGAAGATTAA